In Collimonas arenae, a single genomic region encodes these proteins:
- a CDS encoding FAD-dependent oxidoreductase: MNDRAIDVRKVKDLHCDVLVIGGGAAGVAAAVTARRQGLRVVLLERYGFCGGGAVAGLSGTVCGMYLATDRIGAKPETVVFGFAEEFCKMLEDRGGLGPPLRYGKTWTRVHDPLVWRDTADALLMAIGVQVIFHAVAIGTLLDGKERVEGVQAWTKQGPLTIRAQVTIDASGDADLVAMAGFDSFVGDHGHVQNPTMIFRLLGVDVERFTATYGDDTIMGEAVSALIRERQSAGDNLPRSKIWLFPTTRPGELLCNCTRITGDDGRELNPLFYRDFTDAELNGRRQVSAYAEFFKKYVTGCENAFINDTGVQVGVRQTRQIEGVTKLMNNDVLAARKFSDAIARSPWPIELHSGARPKVEWIMDDYYEVPYSCFVPTRGEGLLVAGRCLSAEHEAVASARVTAQCFSYGHAIGHAASLAVRQKIEPRTVDPQEIREALEKNGAQLF; this comes from the coding sequence ATGAATGACCGGGCAATTGACGTTAGAAAAGTTAAGGACCTGCACTGCGATGTCCTGGTGATAGGCGGTGGCGCAGCGGGAGTTGCAGCGGCGGTCACCGCCCGGCGCCAGGGTTTGCGCGTGGTGCTGCTGGAACGCTACGGCTTTTGTGGAGGGGGGGCTGTTGCGGGACTGTCAGGCACGGTATGTGGGATGTATTTGGCAACAGATCGGATCGGCGCGAAACCAGAAACCGTAGTGTTTGGCTTCGCTGAAGAGTTCTGCAAGATGCTGGAGGACCGAGGAGGACTCGGTCCCCCATTGCGCTACGGGAAAACGTGGACGCGCGTCCATGATCCGCTGGTATGGCGAGATACTGCGGACGCGCTGCTGATGGCAATCGGTGTTCAGGTGATCTTTCATGCTGTCGCCATCGGCACTCTGCTCGACGGCAAAGAGCGCGTCGAAGGCGTCCAGGCATGGACCAAGCAAGGTCCGTTGACGATTCGCGCCCAAGTAACCATTGATGCGAGCGGCGACGCCGACCTGGTGGCGATGGCGGGATTTGATAGCTTCGTCGGCGACCATGGACACGTACAGAATCCCACCATGATCTTTCGCCTGCTTGGCGTGGACGTCGAACGTTTTACCGCAACTTATGGCGACGACACGATCATGGGCGAAGCCGTATCCGCACTGATACGTGAACGCCAGTCGGCAGGCGACAACCTTCCCCGCTCGAAAATCTGGCTATTTCCGACCACGCGCCCAGGCGAGCTGCTGTGCAATTGCACCCGGATAACTGGCGATGACGGCCGCGAGCTCAATCCGCTTTTCTATCGCGATTTCACCGATGCAGAACTGAATGGCCGGCGCCAGGTGAGTGCATATGCCGAGTTCTTCAAGAAATATGTTACCGGATGCGAAAACGCCTTCATCAACGACACCGGTGTTCAGGTCGGTGTACGCCAGACCAGGCAGATCGAGGGCGTCACGAAACTGATGAACAACGATGTACTGGCGGCGCGCAAATTTTCCGACGCCATCGCACGTTCTCCCTGGCCAATTGAACTGCACAGTGGCGCCAGGCCGAAGGTCGAATGGATTATGGACGACTACTACGAAGTGCCCTACTCCTGCTTCGTTCCCACGCGTGGCGAAGGCTTGCTGGTGGCTGGGCGATGCCTCTCAGCGGAACACGAGGCAGTGGCATCGGCACGCGTTACCGCCCAATGTTTTTCCTACGGCCATGCGATTGGGCATGCCGCATCTCTTGCTGTTCGACAAAAAATCGAACCGCGCACCGTAGATCCCCAGGAAATCCGCGAAGCACTCGAAAAGAACGGTGCGCAGTTGTTTTAA
- a CDS encoding GIY-YIG nuclease family protein translates to MNDVATENTAWHLYLIECEDGSIYTGITVNVQARYAAHVSGKGAKYTKSHRPLRLLKSIEYPDRSSASKAEYQIKRLKAKAKWALCHESVIEQDL, encoded by the coding sequence AACCGAAAATACAGCGTGGCATCTTTATTTAATAGAGTGTGAGGATGGCTCCATCTACACCGGAATCACAGTGAATGTACAAGCGCGTTATGCTGCGCATGTCAGCGGTAAAGGAGCAAAATACACAAAATCGCACCGCCCTCTTCGACTATTGAAGAGTATTGAGTATCCGGATAGATCATCAGCTTCAAAAGCCGAGTATCAGATTAAACGTTTGAAGGCCAAGGCAAAGTGGGCTTTGTGCCACGAGAGCGTCATTGAACAAGATCTGTAA
- a CDS encoding enoyl-CoA hydratase/isomerase family protein — MIINNIGQVRHLTLNRPARRNALDSKAIEELKDALQAADRDPAVRAIVLSGAAPAFCSGSDLKELSTMSIQEMCDSELVTAEVARSIAGLSKPVIAAVEGFALGGGFVLAISCDVVVTASNARWHLPEVPNGWLPPWGLQALLARVGAVRARLLTWAADPIDGNEAHRLGVADYLTQAGNADQDALALAQRLAALPAEAITSTKRFFEPFVTHDGERLDRLATQHFASNCEGGTAQALLSKFKVKS; from the coding sequence ATGATCATTAACAACATCGGTCAAGTTCGTCACCTGACCCTGAATCGTCCAGCGCGTCGTAACGCACTCGACAGCAAGGCGATCGAAGAACTGAAAGATGCACTGCAGGCAGCCGACAGGGATCCTGCTGTTCGGGCAATTGTCCTGTCTGGCGCCGCACCGGCCTTCTGCTCCGGCAGCGACTTGAAAGAATTAAGCACAATGTCGATTCAAGAGATGTGCGATTCAGAATTGGTGACCGCCGAAGTGGCGCGATCAATTGCCGGGCTGTCCAAGCCGGTGATTGCCGCTGTAGAAGGTTTTGCACTTGGCGGCGGCTTTGTTCTCGCCATTTCCTGCGACGTCGTGGTTACCGCTTCAAACGCGCGATGGCATCTTCCCGAAGTGCCGAACGGCTGGCTGCCGCCATGGGGACTTCAAGCATTGCTTGCACGTGTCGGCGCGGTCCGTGCGCGGCTTCTTACCTGGGCCGCTGACCCGATCGACGGTAATGAAGCACACCGTCTCGGCGTTGCAGACTACCTGACGCAAGCAGGCAACGCCGATCAGGATGCACTGGCATTGGCACAACGGCTGGCCGCATTGCCTGCCGAGGCGATTACTTCAACAAAACGCTTCTTCGAGCCTTTTGTCACTCACGATGGAGAGCGGCTCGATCGCCTGGCGACCCAACATTTTGCAAGCAATTGCGAAGGCGGCACTGCACAAGCCCTTCTCTCAAAATTCAAGGTGA